A genomic region of Brevibacillus sp. JNUCC-41 contains the following coding sequences:
- a CDS encoding TIGR01777 family oxidoreductase, with protein MHVVITGGSGFVGQALTHLLTQKGHRVTILTRLPDHKRTSEFVHYVNWLSADHQPENELKDVDAVVNLAGESINSGRWIQSKKEVILNSRLTATKEVIRILRHLHPKPKVLVNASGVSYYGMSDFKTFNESSKSDANDFLASVVKRWEKEGAMAEELGVRTVFARFGIILGQEGAFPRTVLPYKLGIGGTIGSGMQWISWVHIQDAVEMVYFAIINSEVEGPLNVTSPHPIRMSSFGQSIADVLHRPYWLHVPGVVVKVVLGEMSQLVLKGQRVLPQKALYHNYSFQFPYVQSALSDILG; from the coding sequence TTGCATGTTGTTATAACGGGAGGAAGCGGGTTTGTAGGTCAAGCCCTGACTCACCTGTTGACTCAAAAAGGCCATCGAGTAACCATATTAACGCGTCTTCCTGATCATAAAAGAACAAGTGAATTCGTTCATTATGTCAATTGGCTTTCTGCAGATCATCAACCTGAAAACGAACTTAAGGATGTCGATGCGGTGGTCAATTTAGCCGGGGAATCAATTAATAGCGGACGGTGGATCCAAAGTAAAAAAGAGGTTATTTTGAATAGCCGTCTTACAGCCACAAAAGAGGTCATTCGAATTTTGAGACATCTTCACCCAAAGCCAAAAGTTCTTGTTAACGCTTCAGGTGTAAGTTACTACGGTATGTCAGACTTCAAAACGTTTAATGAGTCCTCCAAAAGTGATGCAAACGACTTTTTGGCCAGTGTTGTAAAGCGTTGGGAGAAAGAAGGGGCAATGGCGGAAGAATTAGGCGTTCGAACGGTCTTCGCGCGTTTCGGCATCATTCTGGGTCAAGAGGGTGCCTTTCCGCGAACAGTGCTACCGTATAAATTAGGTATTGGGGGGACAATCGGCAGTGGGATGCAATGGATTTCCTGGGTGCACATTCAAGATGCGGTTGAGATGGTGTACTTCGCCATAATTAATTCTGAAGTAGAAGGACCTTTGAATGTGACCTCGCCTCATCCAATACGCATGTCATCATTCGGACAGTCCATTGCAGACGTCCTTCACCGCCCATATTGGCTTCATGTTCCTGGGGTTGTAGTAAAAGTAGTACTTGGTGAAATGAGTCAGTTGGTATTAAAAGGGCAGCGGGTACTCCCTCAAAAAGCACTTTACCACAATTACTCCTTTCAATTTCCATACGTACAAAGTGCACTTTCTGATATTCTAGGTTAA
- a CDS encoding HXXEE domain-containing protein — protein MLETFRQFFDLHTIIWLCPIIFIFHDLEEIITIESSMKASENRFQKSSFVQLILNMREKLGSTAAQLSVSATWILLIISFTTVVTAHLTLNGGGFLLYTAILNLFILQAIMHIVQSIFFKGYTPGIITALFLLIPYCLIAYDSLFEHGLIDGQLLFASLPVSLLMIPIFLVGNLLGRYFIH, from the coding sequence ATGCTTGAAACTTTCCGCCAATTTTTCGATCTTCATACAATTATTTGGTTGTGCCCAATCATTTTTATTTTCCATGACTTAGAAGAGATCATAACCATTGAATCTTCCATGAAGGCAAGTGAAAATAGGTTTCAAAAATCTTCTTTCGTCCAACTAATATTAAATATGAGGGAAAAACTAGGTTCAACCGCTGCCCAGCTTTCTGTTTCGGCTACTTGGATTTTGTTGATTATTTCATTCACTACAGTGGTGACTGCCCATCTCACATTAAACGGAGGGGGCTTTCTTTTATATACAGCTATTCTCAACTTATTTATTCTGCAAGCGATCATGCATATTGTTCAGTCCATCTTTTTCAAAGGCTACACACCTGGCATCATAACGGCGCTATTCCTTCTCATCCCTTACTGTCTTATTGCCTATGACAGTTTGTTCGAACACGGCCTGATAGACGGGCAATTACTTTTTGCAAGTCTCCCCGTCAGCCTGCTCATGATCCCGATTTTTCTTGTTGGCAATCTTTTAGGCCGTTATTTTATTCACTAA
- the shc gene encoding squalene--hopene cyclase — protein sequence MGHRVNEEMNRIVDQFIRDQSDDGSWQYPFETGIGTDCHMIILLRTLEINDEAFIKELVERIAGKQQKDGSWGLFYDEGKGNLTSTVEAYYALLYSGYRDRGDPDIQAARRFILANGGATEVHMLFKVLLALTGQCEWPPFPIKIEVLLIPDSFLINLFDFSMFGRTNIIPLLILANLGFSRRTLRSPDLSDLYLKKENRFFTEDPEFRSVFDSIQKGIKGLKDYPGNLRELALNRAEQYMLDRIEPDGTLCNYFGSTSMMIFALLARGYSNTHPVITRALQGLNAMTCRIDGERHCQYATATVWNTTLISYALQESGVPYSSNTVQKANRYILSRQHVKYGDWVIHEPDLLPGGWGFEDMNTIHPDIDDTTAALRAIRTLAIERVDCRQAWDRGIKWLISMQNNDGGWAAFEKNVNKKILNLLPIEGGKDLLTDPSTVDLTGRTLEFFGNYTHLDFHHPMVKRGIRWLLKNQESDGSWVGRWGVYIYGTWAAVTGMVAVGISPNHPAIQKAVNWLKAIQNQDGGWGESCKSDIENCYVPLGESTRTHTAWALDTLISAAAEVTPDIKRGAAFLVDGKEKDWAKAYPKGRGMAGAFYINYHCYEYVFPLLALAHYQKLAEGS from the coding sequence ATGGGACATCGGGTAAATGAGGAAATGAACAGAATCGTCGATCAGTTCATTAGGGACCAATCAGATGATGGGTCCTGGCAATATCCTTTTGAGACCGGCATCGGAACAGACTGTCACATGATTATCTTATTGCGGACATTGGAGATAAATGATGAGGCGTTCATAAAAGAACTGGTGGAACGTATTGCTGGGAAACAGCAGAAAGATGGTTCATGGGGTTTGTTTTATGATGAAGGAAAAGGGAACCTTACGTCCACTGTGGAAGCTTATTATGCCCTTCTTTACTCCGGTTACCGGGATCGGGGTGACCCGGATATCCAGGCAGCCAGGCGGTTTATCCTTGCCAACGGAGGGGCTACAGAAGTCCATATGCTTTTTAAAGTCCTGTTGGCTTTAACCGGACAGTGCGAGTGGCCGCCTTTCCCCATTAAGATTGAAGTGCTGCTTATACCGGACTCCTTTCTAATTAATCTTTTTGACTTCTCCATGTTTGGCAGAACGAACATCATCCCGTTACTGATTCTGGCCAATTTGGGTTTTAGCAGGAGAACACTGCGGTCTCCTGATCTCTCTGATTTGTATCTCAAAAAAGAAAATCGGTTTTTTACAGAAGATCCGGAATTCCGCTCGGTTTTCGATTCGATTCAAAAAGGGATAAAAGGCCTGAAAGACTACCCCGGAAATCTTCGCGAGTTAGCTTTAAATCGCGCCGAACAATATATGCTGGATAGAATAGAACCGGATGGCACCTTATGTAATTATTTCGGTTCAACTTCTATGATGATTTTTGCCTTATTGGCGAGGGGATATTCGAATACACATCCGGTGATTACCCGTGCCTTGCAAGGCTTAAATGCGATGACCTGCCGGATTGATGGAGAACGCCACTGCCAATATGCGACGGCTACGGTCTGGAACACGACATTAATCAGTTATGCTCTGCAAGAATCCGGAGTCCCTTATTCATCGAATACCGTCCAGAAGGCAAACCGATATATCCTCTCCCGGCAACATGTCAAATACGGGGATTGGGTCATTCATGAACCAGACCTGTTGCCGGGAGGCTGGGGCTTTGAGGACATGAATACAATCCATCCGGATATTGACGACACAACGGCAGCACTAAGAGCGATTCGAACGTTAGCCATCGAAAGGGTGGATTGTCGACAGGCATGGGATCGGGGAATCAAATGGCTCATTTCCATGCAAAACAATGACGGTGGATGGGCGGCATTCGAAAAGAATGTAAATAAGAAAATATTGAACCTGTTACCGATCGAGGGCGGAAAAGATTTGTTGACTGATCCGTCGACGGTTGATTTAACGGGAAGGACATTAGAGTTTTTCGGGAACTATACTCATTTGGATTTTCATCATCCTATGGTGAAACGCGGGATTCGTTGGCTGTTAAAGAATCAAGAGTCGGATGGTTCTTGGGTAGGGCGCTGGGGCGTCTATATTTATGGCACATGGGCGGCTGTAACGGGAATGGTTGCGGTTGGGATTTCCCCGAATCATCCTGCCATTCAGAAGGCTGTAAACTGGTTAAAGGCCATTCAAAATCAAGACGGAGGGTGGGGAGAATCCTGTAAAAGTGATATCGAAAATTGTTATGTGCCGTTGGGCGAAAGTACCCGCACCCATACAGCGTGGGCCCTTGATACACTTATCTCAGCAGCGGCTGAAGTCACACCTGACATTAAACGCGGCGCAGCTTTTTTAGTAGATGGAAAAGAAAAAGATTGGGCAAAGGCCTACCCGAAAGGAAGGGGAATGGCGGGAGCCTTTTATATCAATTATCATTGTTACGAATACGTTTTTCCGTTATTGGCCTTGGCCCATTATCAAAAATTAGCTGAAGGGAGCTAA
- a CDS encoding DUF2515 family protein, whose product MFDSYSDVKKDLKKKLKSKSSGLLPFLSENDKQRIHYIREQTKQHNQNNVTRTRAYYNFYLEHPEIHWAFLGHMVSRNVGWNMTDLKGDLLTKLLPERDQKAIYSFLERGSWLIFQDVYPQCLIYDLSVKANQEMFHLLHFFHISTFMETMWRYFWNSGDSYTLAIATVINEQSYLEKRVIQNDHFKKTVTGTASFKLYDFLRFNHILFPYCAEGNRQRALLAGATSRHFTSLHERILFGKRLYALLFQRTNISAGILKWANDHPHTGSRKDYWPDLFNDVNEFFPRSLYKPRVKNCKLRKGAADRLYSPLLKYAWPNTSHEDAESGDWFEDWHVLDYIHKEVDVNGDVFGNYCKTLEIIELAVMGKEALLLREEE is encoded by the coding sequence TTGTTTGATTCCTATTCGGATGTAAAGAAGGATTTGAAAAAAAAATTAAAAAGTAAATCTTCCGGCCTCCTGCCCTTTTTATCCGAAAACGATAAACAACGCATTCACTATATAAGAGAACAGACAAAACAACATAATCAAAACAATGTTACACGGACTCGCGCTTATTATAATTTTTATCTTGAGCATCCAGAAATCCATTGGGCCTTCCTTGGACATATGGTATCGAGGAACGTTGGCTGGAACATGACCGATTTAAAAGGGGATTTGCTGACAAAACTTCTGCCAGAAAGAGATCAGAAGGCGATTTATTCTTTTTTGGAACGCGGCAGCTGGTTGATTTTTCAGGATGTGTATCCCCAGTGTTTGATTTATGACCTAAGTGTGAAAGCCAACCAGGAAATGTTCCACCTTTTACACTTTTTTCACATTTCCACCTTTATGGAAACGATGTGGCGTTATTTTTGGAACAGCGGGGATTCCTACACTCTTGCGATTGCGACTGTAATAAATGAACAAAGTTATTTGGAAAAAAGAGTGATCCAAAATGATCATTTTAAAAAAACCGTAACCGGTACGGCCAGCTTCAAGTTGTATGATTTTTTGCGTTTCAATCACATTCTTTTTCCATACTGTGCAGAGGGAAATAGGCAACGAGCCTTACTTGCCGGCGCTACCTCGCGCCATTTCACTTCGCTTCACGAACGAATTTTATTCGGAAAAAGATTGTATGCCCTTCTTTTTCAGCGTACAAATATTTCAGCGGGCATTTTGAAATGGGCAAACGATCATCCCCATACGGGTTCACGAAAAGATTATTGGCCCGATTTATTTAATGATGTAAACGAATTTTTCCCCCGTTCCCTTTATAAACCTCGGGTCAAGAATTGTAAGTTGAGAAAAGGCGCCGCCGACCGGTTGTACAGTCCACTGTTAAAATACGCCTGGCCGAATACTTCTCATGAAGATGCGGAAAGCGGCGACTGGTTTGAGGATTGGCATGTTCTGGACTATATTCATAAGGAAGTCGATGTGAATGGAGATGTATTCGGGAATTATTGCAAAACGCTTGAAATAATTGAGCTTGCGGTCATGGGAAAGGAAGCTCTTCTGTTACGGGAAGAGGAATAA
- the smpB gene encoding SsrA-binding protein SmpB, with protein MPKGSGKQLAQNKKAYHDFFIEQTFEAGIVLKGTEIKAIRAARVNLKDAFAKIENGEIYLHNMHVSPYEQGNQFNHDPLRTRKLLLHKKEINKLIGETKETGYTIVPLKMYLKNGFAKVLIGLGKGKKQYDKRDDLKKKEAKRDIERAFRERQKM; from the coding sequence ATGCCAAAAGGCTCAGGTAAACAACTAGCACAAAATAAAAAAGCTTATCATGATTTCTTTATTGAACAAACGTTTGAAGCGGGTATCGTTTTGAAAGGGACCGAAATCAAAGCAATCCGTGCGGCCCGAGTGAATTTGAAAGATGCCTTTGCTAAAATAGAAAATGGTGAAATTTATCTTCATAATATGCATGTCAGCCCTTATGAGCAGGGAAACCAGTTTAACCATGACCCTTTGCGGACACGTAAACTCCTTCTGCATAAAAAGGAAATCAATAAGCTGATTGGCGAAACAAAGGAAACAGGTTACACCATCGTCCCGTTGAAAATGTATTTAAAGAATGGCTTTGCCAAAGTTTTAATCGGACTCGGAAAAGGGAAGAAACAATATGACAAGCGTGATGACCTGAAGAAGAAGGAAGCGAAGCGTGATATTGAACGTGCTTTCCGTGAGCGGCAGAAGATGTAG
- the rnr gene encoding ribonuclease R, whose translation MEDNIQEHINKLLTYMTDEAYKPLTVQELEEALKIEDSADFKNFVKALVKMEEKGLVVRTRSNRYGLPQKMNLFRGKLTGHAKGFAFVTPEDNPGMDDIFIPPNETGTAMHGDVVMVRVSSETSGSRQEGTVIRILERGITQVVGTYSESKSFGFVIPDDKKIANDIFIPQHASHGAVEGHKVVVKLTSYPEGRISAEGEVIEILGHKNDPGVDILSVIHKYGLPMEFPEDVMEQANAVSDTIQESEIGNRRDLRNDVLVTIDGADAKDLDDAVTVSKLENGNYKLGVHIADVSHYVKEGSPIDKEALERGTSVYLVDRVIPMIPHRLSNGICSLNPQVDRFTLSCEMEITPDGKVVNHDIFESVIKTTERMTYGNVNKILVDKDEEQLERYEALVPMFQDMEKLAAILRKNRMNRGAIDFDFNEARVIVDEEGHPTDVVLRERSVAEKLIEEFMLAANETVAEHFHRLDVPFIYRIHEDPKPEKLQRFFEFITNFGYIVRGSANDVHPKALQEIIEAVAGKPEETVISTVMLRSMQQAKYDPESLGHFGLSAEFYTHFTSPIRRYPDLIVHRLIRTYLVEGKMDEATKEKWNADLPEIADHTSKRERRSVDAERETDDLKKAEYMLDKIGEEYTGIIGSVTNFGMFVELPNTIEGLVHVSFMTDDYYRFDERQLAMIGERTGNVFRIGDEIDVRVSNVNKEERAIDFEIIGMKVSRPRPSGEKKIFKANSGERKRGRGGNGGRKEGKGGGRNGDSTSSGRKSKNKKKFFENAPAAKRKRKPKKR comes from the coding sequence ATGGAAGATAACATTCAAGAACATATTAATAAGCTTCTGACATACATGACGGATGAAGCGTATAAGCCGTTAACGGTACAAGAACTGGAAGAGGCTTTGAAAATCGAAGACTCGGCAGATTTCAAGAATTTCGTTAAGGCTTTAGTAAAAATGGAAGAAAAGGGATTGGTGGTCAGAACAAGAAGCAATCGTTACGGCCTGCCGCAAAAAATGAATTTGTTCCGCGGTAAATTAACGGGGCATGCAAAGGGATTCGCCTTTGTGACACCTGAGGATAACCCAGGAATGGATGATATTTTCATTCCGCCAAATGAAACGGGCACAGCGATGCATGGAGATGTCGTAATGGTACGAGTATCTTCGGAAACATCCGGCTCAAGGCAAGAAGGCACGGTCATCAGAATACTTGAACGCGGAATTACACAAGTGGTCGGTACATACTCCGAAAGTAAAAGTTTTGGTTTCGTCATCCCTGATGATAAAAAGATCGCAAACGATATCTTCATCCCACAGCACGCTTCCCATGGAGCGGTAGAGGGCCATAAGGTTGTCGTCAAACTTACTTCCTATCCTGAAGGACGCATAAGTGCTGAAGGCGAAGTCATTGAGATTCTGGGGCATAAAAATGACCCTGGCGTGGATATTCTTTCCGTCATCCATAAATATGGTTTGCCGATGGAGTTCCCGGAAGACGTAATGGAGCAAGCCAATGCCGTTTCGGATACCATTCAAGAAAGTGAAATAGGCAACCGCAGGGATTTGCGCAATGATGTTTTGGTCACGATTGATGGAGCGGATGCAAAGGACCTGGATGACGCTGTTACTGTTTCTAAACTTGAAAATGGCAATTACAAGCTGGGTGTTCACATTGCTGATGTCAGCCATTATGTGAAGGAAGGATCTCCAATCGATAAGGAAGCTTTGGAAAGAGGGACGAGCGTTTATTTGGTGGACAGGGTCATTCCGATGATCCCGCATCGTTTATCGAATGGCATTTGCTCCTTGAATCCACAAGTCGATCGTTTTACACTCTCTTGTGAAATGGAAATCACGCCAGATGGCAAAGTCGTCAATCATGACATTTTTGAAAGTGTCATTAAGACGACGGAACGTATGACATATGGCAATGTGAACAAAATCCTTGTGGATAAAGATGAAGAACAGCTCGAACGCTATGAAGCGTTGGTGCCAATGTTCCAGGACATGGAGAAGTTAGCGGCCATCCTTCGTAAAAACCGAATGAACCGCGGTGCGATCGACTTTGATTTCAATGAAGCGAGAGTCATCGTTGATGAAGAGGGCCATCCGACTGATGTGGTTTTACGTGAAAGGTCGGTTGCGGAAAAGCTGATTGAAGAGTTCATGCTTGCGGCAAATGAAACCGTTGCAGAGCATTTCCACCGTCTTGACGTTCCGTTCATATACCGTATTCATGAAGATCCAAAGCCGGAAAAACTGCAGCGTTTCTTCGAATTCATTACGAATTTCGGATATATTGTACGGGGATCGGCCAATGACGTCCATCCTAAGGCGTTACAGGAAATCATTGAGGCAGTTGCCGGTAAACCGGAAGAAACGGTCATTTCAACCGTCATGCTTCGTTCCATGCAACAGGCGAAATATGATCCGGAGAGCTTAGGTCACTTTGGTTTATCTGCTGAGTTTTATACACATTTCACATCGCCGATTCGCCGTTACCCGGATTTGATCGTGCACAGGTTGATCAGGACCTACTTGGTGGAAGGTAAAATGGATGAAGCCACGAAGGAGAAATGGAATGCTGATTTACCTGAGATTGCCGATCATACATCGAAACGTGAACGTCGCTCAGTAGATGCTGAACGGGAAACGGATGATCTGAAGAAAGCGGAATATATGCTGGATAAGATCGGCGAAGAATATACCGGGATCATTGGTTCGGTTACGAATTTCGGGATGTTCGTCGAGTTGCCGAACACCATTGAAGGACTTGTCCATGTCAGCTTCATGACGGATGATTATTACCGCTTCGATGAGCGTCAGCTTGCAATGATCGGGGAACGTACCGGTAATGTGTTCCGGATTGGCGATGAGATCGACGTACGTGTTTCCAATGTCAATAAAGAGGAACGCGCCATCGATTTTGAAATCATCGGCATGAAGGTAAGCCGTCCGCGTCCATCTGGCGAGAAGAAAATATTCAAAGCCAATTCAGGTGAACGCAAACGCGGCCGAGGCGGCAATGGGGGACGTAAGGAAGGAAAAGGCGGCGGCCGTAATGGAGATTCGACTTCCTCTGGAAGAAAATCGAAAAACAAGAAAAAATTCTTTGAAAATGCGCCAGCTGCCAAACGCAAGAGAAAACCAAAAAAGAGATAA
- a CDS encoding alpha/beta hydrolase, with amino-acid sequence MKIKLQQPFTFEAGKRAVLLLHGFTGNSADVRMLGRYLEKQGYTCHAPHYKGHGVPPEELVKTGPEDWWKDVMMAYDFLKSKGHEEIAVAGLSLGGVFSLKLGYTVPIKGIVSMCAPMHIKSEEMMFKGVLEYAREFKKYEGKTQEQIELEMDLLADKPMSTLKALQELITDVREHVDLIYAPTFVVQGRHDDVINPKSADIIIDSIESPVKRIKWYEESGHVITLDKEKDQLHEDVLEFLESLDWSE; translated from the coding sequence ATGAAAATCAAGCTGCAGCAGCCCTTTACTTTTGAAGCCGGAAAAAGGGCTGTCTTACTATTACATGGATTTACGGGGAATTCGGCGGATGTACGGATGCTGGGCCGTTACTTGGAGAAACAGGGATACACCTGCCATGCCCCGCACTATAAAGGACATGGCGTCCCGCCAGAGGAGCTGGTGAAAACGGGCCCGGAGGATTGGTGGAAAGATGTCATGATGGCCTATGATTTTCTGAAAAGCAAAGGCCATGAAGAAATTGCTGTTGCCGGACTCTCATTAGGAGGCGTATTTTCTCTTAAATTAGGTTACACTGTACCTATAAAGGGTATCGTATCGATGTGTGCGCCTATGCATATTAAAAGTGAAGAAATGATGTTTAAAGGAGTATTGGAGTACGCCAGAGAATTTAAGAAGTACGAAGGAAAAACTCAAGAGCAAATAGAGCTTGAAATGGACCTCCTTGCCGATAAACCGATGAGTACATTGAAGGCCCTTCAGGAATTGATAACGGATGTAAGAGAGCACGTCGACCTTATTTACGCTCCGACATTTGTCGTGCAAGGCCGGCATGATGATGTTATCAATCCGAAAAGTGCCGATATTATTATTGATTCCATTGAATCACCGGTCAAACGAATCAAGTGGTATGAAGAATCCGGCCATGTCATAACTCTTGATAAAGAAAAAGACCAGTTGCATGAAGATGTATTGGAATTTTTAGAAAGTCTGGATTGGTCCGAATAA
- the secG gene encoding preprotein translocase subunit SecG: MHAFLITLLVIVSIALIVTVLLQSGKSAGLSGAIAGGAEQLFGKQKARGLDLILHRATIVLAILFFALTLLVAFFDV; this comes from the coding sequence ATGCATGCATTTCTCATAACGCTTTTAGTGATTGTCAGTATCGCCCTCATTGTGACGGTATTGCTTCAATCAGGTAAGAGTGCAGGTTTATCTGGTGCGATTGCCGGCGGTGCCGAGCAGCTATTCGGAAAGCAAAAGGCACGCGGTTTGGACCTGATTTTACATCGTGCAACGATAGTATTGGCGATTTTATTCTTTGCTTTAACTTTACTTGTTGCTTTCTTTGATGTGTAA
- a CDS encoding M15 family metallopeptidase yields MLKPIFAATALSSFILMAGCSFDLTSDDKKEPKEEQPSSQDKETETDKNHDSNESAQRQVEVDETVKPAQAGLQTLANPESIPVLVNKQYSLPEDYKPDDLIYPKVDFIFQDKIEKRMMREEAGKALEKMFQAAEKENMHFAGVSAYRSHQTQITVFNNYVAKDGEEKAKTYSAMPGTSEHETGLAIDVTTHDGACAAQDCFGDTNEATWLAEHAHEYGFIIRYPEGKENITGYKYEPWHIRYVGVDAATEIFQTKSTLEEYYNAVPVEAVSNK; encoded by the coding sequence ATGTTAAAACCTATATTTGCAGCAACTGCTCTATCATCTTTCATTCTGATGGCTGGCTGTTCATTCGACCTGACCAGCGATGATAAAAAAGAGCCAAAAGAAGAACAACCGAGCTCCCAGGATAAGGAGACAGAAACTGATAAGAATCATGATTCAAATGAATCGGCCCAACGTCAGGTGGAAGTTGATGAAACGGTTAAACCCGCACAGGCTGGCCTTCAGACATTAGCCAACCCGGAAAGCATTCCTGTACTTGTCAATAAACAATACAGCCTGCCGGAAGATTACAAACCCGATGACCTTATCTACCCAAAAGTGGATTTCATCTTTCAAGATAAAATTGAAAAAAGAATGATGCGCGAAGAAGCGGGAAAGGCTCTTGAAAAAATGTTCCAGGCAGCCGAAAAAGAAAACATGCACTTTGCCGGTGTTTCCGCGTACCGTTCACATCAAACACAAATCACGGTCTTTAATAACTATGTGGCTAAGGACGGGGAAGAAAAAGCGAAAACCTACAGTGCAATGCCTGGGACAAGCGAGCATGAAACGGGTCTCGCGATTGATGTTACGACCCACGACGGTGCATGTGCTGCCCAAGACTGCTTCGGTGACACGAATGAAGCGACCTGGCTTGCCGAGCATGCCCATGAATATGGATTTATCATCCGCTATCCGGAAGGCAAGGAAAACATAACAGGGTATAAATACGAACCATGGCACATCCGCTATGTAGGTGTCGATGCCGCCACTGAAATTTTCCAAACGAAGAGCACATTGGAAGAATACTATAATGCCGTACCAGTGGAAGCTGTATCGAATAAATAA
- the eno gene encoding phosphopyruvate hydratase: protein MPYIEHVYAREVLDSRGNPTIEVEIQTESGYFGRAIVPSGASTGEHEAVELRDGDKSRYLGKGVQKAVDNVNDIIAEAVIGLDVTNQAGLDLTMIELDGTENKGNLGANAILGVSMAAAHAAAEFSGLPLYRYLGGFNAKQLPTPMMNIINGGSHADNNVDFQEFMILPVGAPSFKEAVRMGAEVFHALKSVLSAKGLNTAVGDEGGFAPNLGSNREALQVIIEAIEKAGYKAGEDIYLGMDVASSEFYNKETGKYDLAGEGRNGVTSEEMVAFYEELVNEFPILSIEDGLDENDWDGHKLLTERIGSKVQLVGDDLFVTNTKKLAEGIEKGIGNSILIKVNQIGTLTETFDAIEMAKRAGYTAVVSHRSGETEDATIADIAVATNAGQIKTGSMSRTDRIAKYNQLLRIEDQLGDLAVYGGLKSFYNLKK, encoded by the coding sequence ATGCCGTACATTGAACATGTATATGCACGCGAAGTGCTAGATTCCCGTGGTAATCCAACAATAGAAGTAGAAATCCAAACAGAGTCCGGATACTTCGGACGTGCGATCGTACCATCAGGTGCTTCAACAGGGGAACATGAAGCGGTTGAGCTTCGTGACGGAGATAAATCTCGTTACCTGGGTAAAGGGGTACAAAAAGCAGTCGATAATGTAAATGATATCATTGCTGAAGCTGTCATCGGTTTGGATGTAACGAACCAAGCAGGCCTTGACCTTACTATGATTGAATTGGATGGCACTGAAAACAAAGGAAACCTGGGAGCTAATGCAATCCTTGGCGTGTCAATGGCTGCTGCCCATGCAGCTGCGGAATTTTCAGGTTTACCATTGTACCGTTACCTTGGTGGGTTCAATGCGAAACAACTTCCAACTCCAATGATGAACATCATTAACGGAGGATCACATGCCGATAACAACGTTGACTTCCAGGAATTCATGATCCTTCCTGTAGGCGCTCCTAGCTTCAAAGAAGCGGTTCGTATGGGTGCTGAAGTATTCCATGCGTTGAAATCTGTCCTTTCTGCCAAAGGTTTGAATACGGCAGTCGGCGATGAGGGCGGCTTTGCGCCAAACCTTGGTTCAAACCGTGAAGCGTTGCAAGTCATCATCGAAGCGATCGAAAAAGCTGGCTACAAAGCAGGCGAAGATATCTACCTTGGCATGGACGTAGCTTCATCTGAATTCTATAACAAAGAAACAGGCAAATATGATCTTGCAGGCGAAGGCCGCAATGGCGTTACATCCGAAGAAATGGTTGCTTTCTATGAAGAGCTAGTGAATGAGTTCCCTATTCTTTCCATCGAAGACGGCTTGGATGAAAATGACTGGGATGGCCATAAGCTTTTAACGGAGCGCATTGGTTCTAAAGTTCAATTAGTGGGTGACGATCTTTTCGTAACGAACACGAAAAAATTGGCTGAAGGCATCGAAAAAGGCATCGGTAACTCCATCCTGATAAAAGTGAATCAAATTGGTACACTGACTGAAACGTTTGATGCAATCGAAATGGCTAAACGCGCAGGCTACACTGCAGTCGTTTCCCACCGTTCCGGTGAAACGGAAGATGCAACGATCGCTGACATCGCCGTTGCAACAAACGCTGGCCAAATCAAAACGGGTTCCATGTCCCGTACAGACCGTATCGCTAAATACAACCAACTACTTCGCATCGAAGACCAGCTTGGTGACTTGGCTGTATATGGCGGGTTGAAATCTTTCTATAACTTGAAGAAGTAA